The stretch of DNA ATCGCCTCGAAGGAGTAGGTGCGCGTCTCGCCCAGCACCACGTACTCCGGGTCCCGCGTGGTCATGACGTACCCGACGTCGTGCAGCGCGGTGGTCAGCCCAGCCTCGCCGATCACGTAGGCCGTCCCCTCCGGACGCTGCTCGCTGAGGAACTTCGCGGTGGCCAGCGCCGAGGTCCAGATCGACTCCTGCGGGATGTCGAGGCCCGCCGCGTGGAGGCGCGCACGAAGGTCGCGCGGGGTGAAGATCGAGTTGTTGGTGAGCACGAGGAAGGGCCGCTCGTGACGTCGCAGCGCCGCGATGAACTCGGCCGCGCCCGGGATGGCGCGCTCCTCGTGGACGAGCACGCCGTCCATGTCGGTGAGCCACGAGGCGACGGGCTTGGTCAAGGGAGCTCCTGCGGGCGGGATCGTCGGTGCGACCCGTCCGGCGACGGGTCGGTCTCCATCCTAGGCGGGCGGCGTCGCAGCCCGGCGCACGTGGAGCGTCAGCCGTCGGCAGGCACGGCGGGACCCACGACGGGCCGGTGCGGGTGCTCGCTGCGTCGGTGCGCGTGCGGGTCGATCTGGTGCACCACGGCCTCGACGAGCCACGCGTCGTCGTCGGTGCGGCACTCCACGACCACGTAGGTCCCGAGGTCGCCCTGGGTGCCGAGGGCGACGACACCGCTCATGGCAGCCGTGTGGAAGTCGGCGAGGATGTCCTGCTGCTCGGGCACGCCGCTGACCTCGTACACGACGACGGTCCAGGCGTCCTCGGTCGAACGGGACATGGTCCCTCCACGGGTGCTGATGCAGGTGCGGCGAGCGTACGACGGCACGGCCGCAGGCGCGCGTCGAGCGGACGACGCACGGGTGAACGGCTCGCGCGCTGGCAGATCGCGCCAGGAGGCGGATACTGAGGCGATGAGAGCCCGACGCGTGGTCACGGCCGTCCTCGGCGGGGCGCTCTGCGCCTCCGCCACCCTCGCAGGAGGAGCACCGGCCGCCACCGCGGCAGCCGACCCGCCACCCCTCGACGTGCGCGTGGTGCAGGCAGGTCTGCAGCATCCTTGGGCGCTCACCTTCCTGCCCGACGGGTCGATGCTCTACACCCAGCGCGACCGGCTGTCGGTCACGCTGCGCGACCCGCAGGGACGTTCGACGGTCGTGCTGTCGCGTCCGGCCGGCATGTGGTCGGGCGGTGAGACCGGCCTCATGGGCATCGAGAAGTCCGCCGACTTCGCCCGCAGCGGCGTCTTCTACACGTGCCACGGCTACCGCTCGGGCGACGTGCGGGACGTCCGGGTCGTCGCGTGGCGCCTGGACCGGTCCGCGGGCCGCGCGACGTTCGTGCGCAACGTCGTGGTCGGCCTGCCGTCGAGCACGGGCCGCCACGGCGGCTGCGCGCTGCGCCGGGGCAAGGCCGACTCGCTGTTCATCGGCACGGGCGACGCTGCCCGCGGCGGCATCCCGCAGTCGTTGACGTCCGGCGGTGGCAAGGTGCTGCGCGTCTCGGCGACGACCGGCAGGGGCTACGACGACAACCCGTGGGCGTCGGCCCGCACGGCGATGCAGCGTCGGGTCTGGACGTACGGCCACCGCAACGTGCAGGGCGTCGTGCGTCAGCCGTCGACGGGCCAGATGTGGTCGGTCGAGCAGGGCTCCTACCGCGACGACGAGGTGAACGTGCTGGTCAAGGGCGGCAACTACGGGTGGAACCCGGTCCCTCGCGCGTCGGGCGACCCCGACTACAACGAGGGCGCGAACTCCCCGATGACCGACGACTCGCTCCCGGGCACGCAGCGCCAGGCGGCGTGGAGGTCGGGCACGTCGACGGTCGCGACCAGCGGCGCCGACTTCGTGAGCGGGTCGGGCTGGGGAAGCCTCGACGGCGCGCTCGCGGTGGCGACCCTCAAGGGCACGAGCCTGCGCCTGCTGACCTTCGACAGCAGCCGTCGCCTGGTGCGTCAGTACACCCCGTCGGAGCTCTCCGGCACCTACGGCCGGCTGCGCGGCGTGCAGCGGGGTCCGGGCGGGGTGCTGTACGTGACCACCTCGAACGGCTCGGACGACAAGATCCTGCGGGTGGCGCCGCGGGGGTGAGGCCGGCGGGTCTCGCCCGAAGCCAAGGTCACGCAGGACTCTGCGTCGGTGCGCTGGAGGTCGGACGCTTCTGCGTTCGCGACGGGATCCCGACACCGACGCAGCATCCTTCGACCTTCCGCACAGCCACCGGCCCTCAAAAGCGTTCCGCGACCGTCTGTGCCCCCGGCAGGATTCGAACCTGCGACCTGCGGTTTAGGAAACCGTTGCTCTATCCCCTGAGCTACGGGGGCCCGCGGGTGCGTGCGATCACCGCGACGCGCCCAGTGCAGCGTACCGGGCCGACGTCGCGGGGCCGCGGGGCGTGAGCCGAGCTCCGGTTCCGGCGTCAGGACGCGGAGGGTGAGCGCCGGGGTCGGCGGCTTCTCGTGCGACCAGGAAGGCGCACGTCGGTCCCGCCGTCGGCCTCCTCTT from Aeromicrobium erythreum encodes:
- a CDS encoding PQQ-dependent sugar dehydrogenase yields the protein MRARRVVTAVLGGALCASATLAGGAPAATAAADPPPLDVRVVQAGLQHPWALTFLPDGSMLYTQRDRLSVTLRDPQGRSTVVLSRPAGMWSGGETGLMGIEKSADFARSGVFYTCHGYRSGDVRDVRVVAWRLDRSAGRATFVRNVVVGLPSSTGRHGGCALRRGKADSLFIGTGDAARGGIPQSLTSGGGKVLRVSATTGRGYDDNPWASARTAMQRRVWTYGHRNVQGVVRQPSTGQMWSVEQGSYRDDEVNVLVKGGNYGWNPVPRASGDPDYNEGANSPMTDDSLPGTQRQAAWRSGTSTVATSGADFVSGSGWGSLDGALAVATLKGTSLRLLTFDSSRRLVRQYTPSELSGTYGRLRGVQRGPGGVLYVTTSNGSDDKILRVAPRG